The nucleotide sequence GACGACGGTTCGCCCGGCCTCCTGCATCGCTTCGAGTTGCTGGTGAACCTCCGGGGTTTCCTGACCGCGTTGTTCCAAATAGCGATGCGAACCGAGCCAGTAGCTTTTACCATTAATGACTCCGGTCGCCCCCTTGCCTTGAATCGTTTCGAACGATTCGGCTGGCGGCATCGTCATGCCACGTTTCTTGGTTTCATCAACGATGGCTCGTGCGAGCGGATGGTTGCTATTGAGTTCCAAGGCTCCGCCGCGCGTTAGCAATTCTTCTTCGTCGTGGTCGTTCATCGGAACGACGTCGATGACTTCGGGGGCACCCTTGGTTAGCGTCCCGGTCTTATCCATCGCGATCGCGACCAGCTTACCAGGTAGCTCGATGAACACGCCGCCTTTAACCAACACGCCATTGCGTGCAGCGGCGGCCAGCGATGCAACGACCGACACCGGTGTAGAAATGACCAATGCACATGGGCAGGCGATGACCAGCAACACCAGCGACCGATAGATCCAAACCGACCATGGTTGTCCGAGCAGCAAAGTCGGAATTAAAAGCATCAACAACGCGACCGCCATCACCACCGGTGTGTAGACCGCGGCAAACTTCTCTACCCACTTTTCTGACGGAGCACGCTTCGATCCGGCGTCGCCGACCATCTGAATAATGCGGGCCAACGTCGTGTCTTCAGCGGCTTTGGTGCTTCGCATTTCCAGCAAGCCGTCGCCGTTAATCGTTCCAGCGAACACCTCACTACCGACCTGCTTTTCGACTGGCACGCTTTCGCCGGTGATCGGTGCCTGATTGACGTCGCTAATGCCCACGGTGACTTCCCCATCGAGCGGTATTTTCTCGCCCGGTCGAATGATCAGGGTCGAACCAACCGGCACCTCGGCAGGAACAACGTCGCGGACTTCTCCAGATTCGTGTCGCAGGTGAGCGACCGGCGGCGTCAGGTCCATGAGCGAAGCGATCGCCCGTCTAGCCCGACCGATGCTCCATGATTCCAGCAACAACGACAGCGAAAACAGGAATGCGACCGCCGCTCCCTCAAACCATTCGCCGATCGCGATCGCCCCGATCACCGCGACCGACATCAGCAAATTCATGTCAGGCCGCAAGGTGACCAGTGCTCGCCAAGCTTTCGGTAGCACCAAATACAGCCCGGCCAAAATTCCGATCAGGTAGCAAACGATCGCGGGCGTTGCGACGGCCCCGTCGAATCCGCCTGAGAGCAAATGAATCACCAGCCCGATCCCGCCGAACACACCGCTAATCGCGGTCATGATCGCCCGCTGATGCTTGACCCAGAACGATTGGTCGTCGGAGGACTGTTGTGCGTTCTCCCACGTTTCAGCTTTCAACCCGGTTCGCTCGATCGCCGCCAACACGTCACCGGAAGTAACGTCAACGCCATCGAGGTCGACGGTTAGTCGACCACTTAGCAAGTCGAAACCCAAACGCTCATCGCCACCGAGCAGCGGCACCAGTTCGCGTTTGATCAACGATACTTCTTCGGCACAATCCATGCCGTGAATTTTAAGTTGCATGTTGTTTGTATCACTCATCGTTGTCTTCCTCGTCGATTTGAACTTGCCATGCGTCGCGTCCAGACTCGTAGGCTTCCCAAGCCACATAGGGAACGATCAACAGTGCAGCCACCGGATCGGCCCACCACCAACCTTGCCACTGCACCAGACCGACGCCGATCAGCACGACAATGGTTTGGTACTCGCAGATCATCGTGTCAATGGCGTCGTATTTCAGAGTCGCCGAATCGGTCTTCTTGCCGTAGCGATACTTGCCCCATGCCAGCATCGGGTTGACGACCAACGACACCAGCAAGATGCCAATGCCCCACCACGACATCGACGCAGTTTCTTGGCTGATGAACTTGCTGATCGCCTCGTAACAGATGAATAAGACAGCAATCGTAAAGGCACCCGAGAGAACCCCTAACGCGATCTTCTTTCTCTTCCGCTTGTCTCGCTCGTTGATACCTTTGGCTTCGCCGTTCAATTGCCAGATCATGAACGCGGCGGAGTTCGCTTCGACGATGCTATCGACGCCCCAACTGATCAGCGCCGAACTGCCCGTCATGAATCCGGCCGTTAGCGAAATGGTCACTTCGGTGATGTTGTAGATCAGGCTGGCAATTTCGACATTGCGACCCCGGCGTATCAATTTTGCTCGTTCCTCGCTCATCGCACTTCTCTTAGCAGTTGAATGTTCGTCATGGCAAAGTGGTCAGCGGGAATGGCGGGAAGTCGATCAATCGCAATTTGCAAATCCTGTTCCGGGATCTCGTAGCTGCATCGGTTGACGAGCACGTCGGTGGCCGCTTTCATTTGCTCGATCGCGATCCATTCGCCGGGGCAGCGGTGGTTCTGGTAGTGATCGCCGCCGCCTTGAGGTATCAAGGTGAATGGATTCCCGTCCCATTCGCGAAAACGGGATGGTCTGAACGATTCTG is from Crateriforma conspicua and encodes:
- a CDS encoding cation diffusion facilitator family transporter, with the translated sequence MSEERAKLIRRGRNVEIASLIYNITEVTISLTAGFMTGSSALISWGVDSIVEANSAAFMIWQLNGEAKGINERDKRKRKKIALGVLSGAFTIAVLFICYEAISKFISQETASMSWWGIGILLVSLVVNPMLAWGKYRYGKKTDSATLKYDAIDTMICEYQTIVVLIGVGLVQWQGWWWADPVAALLIVPYVAWEAYESGRDAWQVQIDEEDNDE
- a CDS encoding heavy metal translocating P-type ATPase, coding for MSDTNNMQLKIHGMDCAEEVSLIKRELVPLLGGDERLGFDLLSGRLTVDLDGVDVTSGDVLAAIERTGLKAETWENAQQSSDDQSFWVKHQRAIMTAISGVFGGIGLVIHLLSGGFDGAVATPAIVCYLIGILAGLYLVLPKAWRALVTLRPDMNLLMSVAVIGAIAIGEWFEGAAVAFLFSLSLLLESWSIGRARRAIASLMDLTPPVAHLRHESGEVRDVVPAEVPVGSTLIIRPGEKIPLDGEVTVGISDVNQAPITGESVPVEKQVGSEVFAGTINGDGLLEMRSTKAAEDTTLARIIQMVGDAGSKRAPSEKWVEKFAAVYTPVVMAVALLMLLIPTLLLGQPWSVWIYRSLVLLVIACPCALVISTPVSVVASLAAAARNGVLVKGGVFIELPGKLVAIAMDKTGTLTKGAPEVIDVVPMNDHDEEELLTRGGALELNSNHPLARAIVDETKKRGMTMPPAESFETIQGKGATGVINGKSYWLGSHRYLEQRGQETPEVHQQLEAMQEAGRTVVVIGNDQHVCGFITLADAIRDETREAIKTLHQVGIKQIVMLTGDNEGTAKAIGKESGIDEVHAELLPEDKVAAVEQLVSRYEHVAMIGDGVNDAPALARASLGLAMGAAGSDAAIETADIALMSDDLSKLPWLIEHSRRTLSIIRQNIWFSLAIKALFVVLTLAGVASLWAAIAADMGASLLVIANGLRLLRC